A window of the Desulforapulum autotrophicum HRM2 genome harbors these coding sequences:
- a CDS encoding O-antigen ligase family protein: protein MKLVNYIFYFLIIACPLAFGTVHPWSIALMEILCFSALFLCLTNIVQKGRAFHLPPGSLPFFLFMTFMLFQVIPLPVQLVKSLSPAAFQVHQNTDVFSGPARFMTLSIHPGATIGEFFRYLSYWAFYVLTVQLLTNKTRLKRTIIVITIFGGLLSFSSILQFYLTKDMALWFWHVPVNSMIVGPYICHNHYAGLMEMIFPVVLALFFFYRPRMANTTLLQGVIQILSQEKANIHLIIGGAALLIVTSVFVSLSRGGMISLCLSLVFFTFLLFRRKISRGNTLLIIAVIVVAALSIAWFGWDQIFDRFSKLKNAQGVIHESRFDFWQDSLGIIRDFFWVGSGFGTYIDIFPAYQTVYGALTINHAHNDYIEMVVEGGLVGFLLAAAFIVTLFSKTYSRFMQRKDAYCVYIYMGSITGLVAFLFHGFTDFNLHIAANGLWFFFMAGLAVSAANTKIKTPAISTLLVPVKSPVFKKAVIGLTMVALAGGGVYKLSVLTGYYYFSHIRKMTIAATTPVDTLEKIEKIAGIAIKFDPLNADYHFAVANAAMYLNQAPTALENFKQAVALNPASSTYLKRLGLFFQMTGNAEQAGSLLKASVTYDISDPDNALEYGAWLLSRDRVGQGTVYVRRAIELDPKMIDKALTTMAVLGLNDEEMATGVPKMPGPYIVWANFLYGNGKIALAEQKYLETLDYIEKQKKISAWDFYRVCRFFQKQGKTETALKVMQRAVQVLPLDAGIRISLGDIYRKMGVTYRADEEYEQALLIDPGNKKAKQRLKR from the coding sequence TTGAAACTGGTTAACTACATATTCTATTTTCTCATCATTGCCTGCCCCCTTGCCTTTGGAACGGTTCATCCTTGGTCCATTGCTTTGATGGAAATTCTCTGCTTTTCTGCCCTGTTCCTTTGTCTGACCAACATTGTGCAAAAGGGCAGGGCGTTCCACCTCCCGCCAGGCAGTCTGCCTTTTTTTCTATTCATGACATTTATGCTCTTCCAGGTCATCCCCCTGCCGGTCCAGTTGGTAAAAAGCCTTTCTCCTGCAGCCTTTCAGGTCCATCAAAACACCGACGTTTTTTCCGGGCCTGCACGGTTTATGACCCTTTCCATTCATCCAGGGGCCACTATTGGCGAATTTTTCCGCTACCTCTCCTACTGGGCGTTTTATGTGTTGACGGTTCAGCTTTTGACGAACAAAACCCGCCTCAAACGAACCATCATTGTAATTACCATCTTTGGCGGACTGTTATCCTTTTCATCAATTCTCCAATTTTATCTGACAAAGGACATGGCCCTGTGGTTCTGGCATGTGCCGGTAAACTCCATGATTGTGGGTCCCTATATCTGCCACAACCACTATGCCGGTCTCATGGAGATGATTTTTCCAGTTGTGCTGGCCCTTTTCTTTTTTTATCGGCCAAGGATGGCAAACACCACACTGCTCCAAGGGGTTATCCAGATTTTAAGCCAGGAAAAGGCCAACATTCACCTGATCATCGGTGGCGCAGCCCTGCTGATTGTCACCTCCGTGTTTGTGAGTCTTTCCCGGGGGGGAATGATCAGTCTCTGCCTCTCCCTTGTTTTTTTCACCTTTCTGCTGTTTCGACGAAAAATAAGCCGGGGCAACACCCTTTTAATCATTGCGGTCATTGTGGTTGCGGCCCTTTCCATTGCCTGGTTTGGGTGGGATCAAATCTTTGACCGGTTTTCAAAACTTAAAAACGCCCAGGGCGTGATCCATGAATCCAGGTTTGATTTCTGGCAGGACAGCCTGGGGATCATCAGGGATTTTTTCTGGGTAGGATCTGGATTCGGCACCTATATCGATATTTTTCCGGCCTACCAGACGGTGTATGGTGCCCTTACAATTAATCATGCCCACAATGACTATATTGAAATGGTCGTCGAAGGCGGCTTGGTTGGCTTTTTGCTGGCCGCAGCCTTTATTGTCACCCTTTTTTCCAAAACCTACTCCAGGTTCATGCAAAGAAAAGATGCCTATTGCGTCTACATCTACATGGGCAGCATCACAGGCCTTGTAGCCTTTCTTTTCCATGGGTTTACCGATTTTAATCTCCACATTGCAGCCAATGGCCTCTGGTTCTTTTTCATGGCAGGCCTTGCCGTGTCCGCTGCCAATACAAAAATAAAAACCCCGGCCATCTCAACCCTGCTTGTGCCTGTTAAATCCCCTGTATTTAAAAAAGCAGTCATCGGCCTTACAATGGTTGCCCTGGCAGGTGGTGGGGTTTACAAACTCTCAGTTTTGACGGGTTATTACTATTTTTCCCATATCAGAAAAATGACCATAGCCGCCACAACACCTGTGGATACCCTTGAAAAGATAGAAAAAATAGCCGGGATTGCTATAAAATTTGACCCCCTGAATGCAGATTACCATTTTGCCGTTGCCAATGCAGCCATGTATTTAAACCAGGCTCCCACGGCCCTTGAAAATTTCAAGCAGGCAGTTGCCCTGAATCCTGCCAGCAGTACTTATCTCAAACGGTTAGGGCTGTTCTTTCAAATGACAGGCAATGCTGAACAGGCAGGCTCGCTTTTAAAGGCAAGTGTCACCTACGACATCAGTGACCCTGACAACGCCCTTGAATATGGTGCCTGGCTATTGTCCCGGGACAGGGTGGGGCAGGGCACCGTGTATGTTCGAAGGGCCATTGAATTAGACCCCAAAATGATTGACAAGGCTCTGACTACCATGGCAGTTCTGGGACTAAACGATGAAGAAATGGCAACGGGTGTTCCAAAAATGCCCGGTCCCTACATTGTCTGGGCCAATTTCCTGTATGGTAATGGAAAGATAGCCCTTGCCGAACAAAAATATCTGGAAACCCTTGATTATATTGAAAAACAAAAAAAGATAAGTGCCTGGGATTTTTACCGTGTCTGCCGGTTTTTTCAAAAACAGGGGAAGACAGAAACAGCCCTTAAGGTTATGCAGCGGGCCGTACAGGTGCTGCCCCTGGATGCAGGCATCAGAATCAGCCTGGGGGATATCTATCGAAAAATGGGCGTTACCTACCGGGCCGACGAGGAGTATGAACAGGCCCTTCTCATTGATCCCGGCAACAAAAAGGCAAAACAGAGACTCAAGCGCTGA
- a CDS encoding methyl-accepting chemotaxis protein, with translation MGFKRKNYFINKELQGKYIFKYFLLVALGSALFSLIFSFLSSNSLSIVYDNYHLELGTTPGILLNRILSTQWFFVVIAGLVTVVITLFLTHRIAGPFYRFEKTLDAMGEKDLSLTIVLREKDEGKVLAQKINDFNQMVSKQLKELRDGSESIDQICRQTGDTTLSGTALSDIEKINQRAMKVLNDFRLL, from the coding sequence ATGGGATTCAAGCGCAAAAACTATTTCATCAACAAAGAACTCCAGGGAAAATACATCTTTAAATATTTTCTGCTGGTTGCCCTGGGAAGCGCCCTATTCTCCCTGATTTTCAGCTTTTTATCGTCAAATTCCCTGTCCATTGTTTATGACAATTATCACCTTGAACTCGGCACCACACCCGGGATTCTTTTGAATCGGATACTCAGCACCCAGTGGTTTTTTGTTGTCATTGCAGGGTTGGTCACAGTTGTGATTACCCTGTTCTTAACCCATAGGATTGCCGGGCCCTTTTACCGATTTGAAAAGACCCTGGATGCCATGGGTGAAAAGGATTTGTCCCTGACAATTGTCCTTCGGGAAAAGGACGAGGGAAAAGTCCTTGCCCAAAAGATAAACGACTTTAACCAAATGGTTTCAAAGCAGTTGAAAGAACTGCGTGACGGATCTGAATCCATAGATCAAATCTGCAGGCAAACAGGTGATACCACTCTTTCTGGGACAGCCCTTTCAGACATAGAAAAGATCAATCAAAGAGCAATGAAAGTATTGAATGACTTTAGATTGTTATAG
- a CDS encoding SPOR domain-containing protein, whose product MEKRYINWFMIVLLFFAVPVQCLQAKSPQELFNEGVEELKTGEPQAAVDLFTELIMTEPGNAKVHKNRGVALMKLGKVDLAIQDFERALTLNPDLPGLYSNLGAAWYYKQAYEKAVINYGYEIEREPESYVSYFNRALCRVLLNQPKLAMADIARCLELKPDFPKALELQKEMKGFEIQTGAFMNQNNAVEMAGMLEQKGIDTHILTLEDHQKKTWYLVRVGHFADSKEAEKFCKQLINREKITAIVRPWGKF is encoded by the coding sequence ATGGAAAAAAGATATATTAACTGGTTCATGATTGTGCTCCTTTTTTTTGCGGTTCCTGTTCAATGTCTGCAGGCAAAATCTCCACAGGAACTTTTTAACGAGGGGGTTGAGGAACTCAAGACCGGCGAGCCCCAGGCAGCGGTTGATCTGTTCACCGAATTGATCATGACGGAACCTGGCAATGCAAAAGTACACAAGAACAGGGGGGTCGCCCTCATGAAGTTAGGAAAGGTGGATCTGGCCATCCAGGATTTTGAACGAGCCCTGACATTAAATCCGGATCTACCGGGCCTATACAGTAACCTGGGTGCGGCATGGTATTATAAGCAGGCCTATGAAAAGGCCGTCATAAATTACGGCTATGAAATTGAACGAGAGCCCGAGAGTTATGTGTCCTATTTTAACCGGGCGCTCTGCAGGGTGCTGTTGAACCAGCCAAAGCTTGCCATGGCCGACATTGCACGCTGCCTTGAACTTAAACCTGATTTTCCCAAAGCCCTTGAGTTACAAAAAGAGATGAAAGGGTTTGAAATTCAGACAGGTGCCTTTATGAATCAAAATAATGCCGTTGAAATGGCGGGTATGCTTGAACAAAAGGGGATTGACACACATATTCTGACCCTTGAGGATCATCAAAAAAAAACCTGGTATCTGGTACGGGTTGGGCATTTTGCTGACTCAAAGGAAGCCGAAAAGTTCTGTAAACAGCTTATAAACCGAGAAAAGATTACAGCAATCGTCCGCCCCTGGGGAAAATTTTAG
- a CDS encoding HAD family hydrolase → MKKAKQESARQYSVPAAQTSDETFSQGWIGVDLDGTLANSERSFTLAKIGEPVPKMAELVRSMVKSGVRVKIFTARAGDTEQVQLVKTWLRTNGFPDFEVTNVKDYDMIRLYDDRAVQVIANTGEIVEGPRS, encoded by the coding sequence ATGAAAAAGGCAAAGCAGGAATCGGCCAGGCAATATTCGGTCCCTGCCGCCCAAACCTCCGATGAAACCTTTTCCCAGGGATGGATCGGCGTTGACCTTGACGGTACCCTGGCAAATTCAGAGAGGTCCTTCACCCTTGCGAAAATAGGAGAACCGGTTCCAAAAATGGCAGAGCTTGTACGTTCCATGGTAAAGAGCGGCGTTCGGGTGAAAATATTTACTGCCCGGGCTGGTGATACCGAACAGGTGCAGCTCGTCAAGACGTGGCTGCGGACAAACGGTTTTCCCGATTTTGAGGTGACCAATGTCAAGGACTATGACATGATTCGTCTCTATGATGACCGAGCTGTCCAGGTGATTGCAAATACAGGTGAAATTGTTGAAGGACCCCGGTCCTGA
- a CDS encoding Bax inhibitor-1/YccA family protein, which translates to MNTQSSLSNATTLVRVNSFIRSVYNWMAIGLALTGFTAFYVSGNETLMRAIFGNPVLLFGLIFGELGLVFYLSARVQKIQASTATALFVVYSILNGVTLSSIFMVYTSTSIVSTFFICALTFSVCSVYGMVTKRDLTSMGGFMMMGLIGIIVATLVNMFFRSPAMSMLISYVGVIVFVGLTAYDTQKLKNMAMTQPADLSGAVVRKGAIMGALTLYLDFINLFLMLLRIFGGSRD; encoded by the coding sequence ATGAATACCCAGTCATCATTGAGCAATGCAACCACCCTTGTCAGGGTAAATTCATTCATCAGAAGCGTCTACAACTGGATGGCCATCGGGCTTGCACTGACAGGCTTTACCGCCTTTTATGTGTCAGGAAATGAAACCCTCATGCGGGCGATATTCGGCAACCCGGTGCTTCTTTTTGGTTTGATCTTTGGTGAACTTGGCCTTGTTTTTTACCTGAGCGCCAGGGTTCAGAAAATCCAGGCATCAACGGCCACTGCCTTGTTTGTTGTTTACTCGATACTCAACGGCGTCACCCTGTCGTCGATCTTCATGGTCTATACAAGTACCTCGATTGTTTCAACTTTTTTCATCTGCGCCCTTACGTTCTCAGTATGCAGCGTCTATGGCATGGTCACCAAACGTGATCTTACCTCCATGGGTGGATTCATGATGATGGGACTCATCGGTATCATTGTTGCCACCCTTGTGAATATGTTTTTCAGAAGTCCTGCCATGTCCATGTTGATCTCCTACGTTGGGGTAATCGTCTTTGTCGGCCTCACTGCCTATGACACCCAGAAACTTAAAAATATGGCCATGACCCAGCCTGCCGATCTGTCCGGTGCCGTGGTCAGAAAAGGCGCCATCATGGGCGCGCTGACCCTTTACCTTGACTTTATAAACCTCTTTCTCATGCTGCTGCGCATCTTTGGCGGTTCAAGGGATTAA
- the xseA gene encoding exodeoxyribonuclease VII large subunit, with the protein MAQANNFRQIFTVSKLTREIKTLIEERFTLVWITGEISNLSLPASGHAYFSLKDSNAVISGVIFRNQLRRLGFKPENGMKIIGMGRLSLYEPRGSYQLIFEHMEPSGTGALQAAFEQLKHKLALEGLFDEDRKQRLPFLPERISIVTSPTGAVIQDIINVSKRRFSNIPLEIVPVKVQGEGADLEIAKAIALINQRAVSDLIIVARGGGSLEDLVAFNSETVARAVFESAIPIISAVGHETDFTITDFAADVRAPTPSAAAELALPEKSALFSRLTDLRAFLVRTIVQRQALIRERIMELTARLKDPKRAVDDLRFKLEDLESRMTGLIEKRTAACRERLDWFTHALFANSPERQVKKERENINTRVTQLVAAITTTLEGRRGRTKELTARLEALSPMGVLDRGYSITRTLPEKTVLMDSTGIEIDKTVEVILARGRLYCQVKKINGKEKNI; encoded by the coding sequence ATGGCCCAAGCAAATAATTTTAGACAAATATTCACCGTTTCAAAACTCACAAGGGAAATAAAAACTCTTATTGAGGAACGCTTTACCCTTGTGTGGATTACAGGTGAGATTTCCAATCTCTCCCTGCCGGCTTCTGGCCATGCTTATTTTTCCCTCAAGGATTCCAATGCCGTCATATCAGGTGTCATCTTCCGCAACCAACTTCGCCGCCTTGGATTCAAACCTGAAAACGGGATGAAGATCATCGGCATGGGAAGACTCAGCCTTTACGAACCAAGGGGGTCTTATCAGCTTATCTTTGAGCACATGGAACCTTCCGGCACAGGTGCCCTCCAGGCAGCCTTTGAACAGCTCAAACACAAACTTGCCCTTGAGGGTCTGTTTGATGAGGATCGAAAACAACGGCTTCCCTTTCTGCCTGAACGAATCAGCATTGTCACATCTCCAACCGGTGCTGTTATCCAGGATATTATCAACGTTTCAAAACGCCGCTTCTCCAACATCCCCCTTGAAATCGTTCCGGTCAAGGTCCAGGGTGAAGGTGCTGACCTTGAAATTGCAAAGGCAATTGCCCTGATCAACCAAAGGGCTGTCAGTGATCTTATTATCGTGGCAAGGGGTGGCGGTTCCCTTGAGGATCTTGTTGCCTTTAACTCTGAAACCGTGGCAAGGGCCGTCTTTGAATCTGCCATTCCGATAATCTCAGCCGTGGGTCATGAGACCGATTTTACCATTACAGATTTTGCTGCCGATGTCAGGGCACCCACACCCTCTGCCGCAGCAGAGCTTGCCCTTCCTGAAAAAAGCGCCCTATTCTCCCGGCTCACTGACCTAAGGGCATTCCTTGTGCGGACAATCGTTCAGAGACAGGCCTTGATACGGGAACGCATCATGGAACTTACGGCAAGATTAAAGGATCCCAAGCGGGCTGTGGATGACTTAAGGTTCAAGCTTGAAGATCTTGAATCAAGAATGACAGGACTGATCGAGAAAAGAACAGCCGCCTGCCGGGAACGGCTTGACTGGTTTACCCATGCCCTTTTTGCCAACTCACCAGAACGGCAGGTTAAAAAAGAGCGGGAAAATATCAACACCCGGGTCACCCAGCTTGTGGCAGCAATAACCACGACCCTGGAGGGCCGCCGGGGACGAACAAAGGAATTAACGGCAAGGCTTGAAGCCTTAAGCCCCATGGGGGTTCTTGACCGGGGGTACAGCATTACACGAACCCTGCCGGAAAAGACGGTTCTCATGGATTCAACAGGGATTGAAATAGACAAGACAGTGGAAGTCATCCTTGCACGGGGTAGGCTCTACTGTCAGGTGAAAAAAATAAATGGCAAAGAAAAAAACATTTGA
- the xseB gene encoding exodeoxyribonuclease VII small subunit, whose translation MAKKKTFESTMAELEQIVKELESGNLTLEKAVALFEQGMKSSEFCLKKLDETEAKITLLMKDDKGNITEEPFNNG comes from the coding sequence ATGGCAAAGAAAAAAACATTTGAATCGACCATGGCCGAGCTTGAACAGATTGTAAAGGAGCTTGAATCGGGCAACCTCACCCTTGAAAAGGCGGTGGCTCTTTTTGAACAGGGGATGAAATCCTCTGAATTCTGCCTGAAAAAACTTGATGAAACTGAAGCGAAGATAACCCTTCTCATGAAGGATGACAAGGGCAACATCACCGAAGAGCCGTTCAACAATGGATAA
- a CDS encoding polyprenyl synthetase family protein produces MDNFDFKAYLKARQTLVNERLGAILGSLDPRRELTCAMGHSLMAGGKRLRPILCLAACEACSAPLEPALPAACALEMIHTYSLVHDDLPAMDNDDLRRGIPTCHRAFGESTAILAGDGLLTHAFQILSRPENLFKVFPDPGVRLELVAIISDAAGINGMVEGQMLDMLLQNADETVTSLELLTQIHTLKTGGMIRASVVAGAVSAGADNAMIESLAVYAEKIGLAFQIVDDILDVEGDPTVMGKTAGSDVDNRKMTFPSFMGLEASRKYAQEIINEAVKALDLFDEKKTLPLKAIAAYILQRKR; encoded by the coding sequence ATGGATAATTTCGACTTCAAAGCCTACCTGAAAGCCAGGCAAACCCTTGTCAATGAAAGGCTTGGAGCGATCCTTGGGTCCCTTGATCCCCGTCGGGAGCTCACCTGCGCCATGGGCCATTCCCTCATGGCCGGGGGAAAAAGACTCCGGCCCATTCTTTGCCTTGCCGCATGTGAGGCGTGTTCAGCACCTCTGGAGCCGGCTTTGCCTGCTGCCTGTGCCCTTGAAATGATCCATACCTATTCCCTTGTCCACGACGACCTGCCGGCAATGGATAACGACGATCTAAGGCGGGGGATTCCCACCTGCCACAGGGCCTTTGGTGAATCAACGGCCATTCTTGCCGGTGACGGTCTTTTAACCCACGCCTTTCAGATATTGTCCCGGCCCGAAAACCTGTTTAAAGTCTTTCCTGATCCAGGTGTCCGCCTTGAACTTGTGGCGATCATTTCTGATGCCGCAGGAATCAATGGAATGGTCGAAGGCCAGATGCTCGACATGCTCTTGCAGAACGCAGACGAAACCGTCACTTCCCTTGAACTTCTCACACAGATCCATACACTGAAGACTGGTGGAATGATCCGGGCAAGTGTTGTTGCGGGCGCCGTTTCAGCTGGGGCCGACAATGCCATGATTGAAAGTCTTGCCGTTTATGCGGAAAAAATAGGGCTTGCCTTTCAAATTGTGGACGACATCCTGGATGTGGAGGGAGATCCCACGGTCATGGGAAAAACTGCGGGATCCGACGTGGACAACCGCAAGATGACCTTTCCATCGTTCATGGGCCTTGAGGCTTCCAGGAAATATGCCCAAGAGATCATAAACGAGGCAGTTAAGGCACTTGACCTGTTTGACGAGAAAAAGACCCTGCCCCTTAAGGCCATTGCAGCGTACATCCTTCAACGCAAACGTTGA
- the dxs gene encoding 1-deoxy-D-xylulose-5-phosphate synthase → MSLLKTIKNGQDLKQLSKKELPVLAQEIRERIISVVSKNGGHLASSLGAVELTLAIHYVFDIPFDTLVWDVGHQAYTHKLLTGREERFDTLRKYKGITGFTKMSESPCDGFTVGHSSTSISAGLGIAMGRHLQDKGGKVISVIGDGSLTAGLAFEGLNQAGDSKRDLLVILNDNDMSISPNVGALSSFLSRTFSSKYLQNLKKDFGTFLKSVPGIGDDIYQIAKRSEDSFKTFVTPGMLFEAFNFDYFGPINGHNLTHLIDILENIKKHDEPVLLHITTKKGKGYPPAEKNPVYFHGVGSFNIDTGGCVKKGSSLPSYTDIFGCTLVDLAKKDSRIVAVTAAMPEGTGLNRFAALFPDRFFDVGIAEQHAVTFAAGLATQGLKPVVAVYSTFMQRAYDQILHDVCVESLPVVLALDRGGIVGEDGPTHHGLFDFSYLRNIPNMTIMAPKDENELARMVKTAIDHDGPIALRYPRGKGEGVTMDPDLKPIAIGKAEVLKVGRDLAILAVGRMVGEALKAALELEALGTSCTVINARFVKPLDKTLILEMIEKTGALVTAEEQVLDGGFGSAVLELMADNDMLNCRVRRVGIRDTFVEHGPQETLRNVYQVDAAAIVRAAREIA, encoded by the coding sequence TTGAGTTTGCTTAAAACCATAAAGAACGGACAGGATTTAAAACAACTTTCCAAAAAGGAACTGCCGGTTCTGGCCCAGGAAATCCGGGAAAGAATCATTTCAGTTGTTTCTAAAAACGGAGGGCACCTTGCGTCAAGCCTCGGTGCTGTGGAGCTGACCCTTGCCATCCATTATGTTTTTGATATTCCCTTTGATACCCTTGTGTGGGATGTAGGCCACCAGGCTTACACCCACAAACTTTTGACCGGGCGGGAAGAGCGGTTTGACACCCTTAGAAAATATAAGGGGATCACGGGGTTTACCAAGATGAGTGAAAGCCCCTGTGACGGTTTTACAGTGGGCCATTCCAGCACCTCCATATCTGCCGGCCTCGGCATTGCCATGGGCCGTCACCTCCAGGACAAAGGCGGCAAGGTCATTTCCGTCATCGGGGACGGGTCGCTCACTGCAGGCCTTGCCTTTGAAGGACTCAACCAGGCAGGAGATTCCAAGCGGGACCTCCTGGTCATCCTGAACGACAACGACATGTCCATTTCCCCCAATGTGGGCGCCCTGTCATCGTTTCTGAGCCGCACCTTTTCCTCAAAATACCTTCAGAACCTGAAGAAAGATTTTGGCACCTTTTTAAAGTCCGTGCCCGGCATCGGGGATGACATTTATCAAATTGCAAAACGGTCTGAAGATTCATTTAAAACCTTTGTAACGCCGGGCATGCTGTTTGAGGCATTCAACTTTGATTATTTCGGCCCCATCAACGGCCATAATCTCACCCACCTCATCGACATCCTGGAAAACATTAAAAAGCATGACGAACCCGTGCTCCTCCACATTACGACAAAGAAAGGAAAAGGATATCCTCCGGCCGAGAAAAATCCAGTCTACTTCCACGGGGTGGGCTCGTTTAATATCGACACGGGCGGGTGTGTAAAAAAAGGAAGCTCCCTCCCCTCTTATACGGATATCTTCGGCTGCACCCTGGTTGATCTTGCAAAAAAGGACAGTCGCATTGTTGCTGTAACTGCGGCCATGCCCGAAGGCACGGGCCTCAACCGGTTTGCAGCGCTTTTTCCAGATCGCTTTTTTGATGTGGGTATTGCCGAACAGCATGCCGTCACCTTTGCGGCAGGCCTTGCTACCCAGGGGTTAAAACCCGTTGTGGCCGTCTATTCGACCTTTATGCAGCGGGCCTATGACCAGATTCTCCACGATGTCTGCGTGGAGTCCCTGCCCGTTGTCCTTGCCCTTGACCGGGGAGGCATCGTGGGCGAAGACGGCCCGACCCACCACGGCCTGTTCGACTTCAGCTATCTGAGAAACATACCCAACATGACCATCATGGCGCCAAAGGATGAAAACGAACTTGCCCGGATGGTGAAAACCGCCATTGACCACGATGGGCCCATTGCCCTTCGTTATCCCCGGGGCAAAGGTGAAGGGGTAACCATGGACCCTGATTTAAAACCCATTGCCATTGGCAAGGCAGAGGTGCTGAAGGTTGGCAGGGATCTTGCCATCCTTGCCGTCGGCCGCATGGTTGGAGAGGCCCTTAAGGCGGCCCTTGAGCTTGAGGCCCTTGGCACTTCGTGCACGGTTATCAATGCCCGGTTTGTCAAACCCCTGGACAAGACCCTGATCCTTGAAATGATCGAAAAAACCGGGGCCCTGGTAACGGCCGAAGAGCAGGTCCTGGACGGCGGATTTGGCAGTGCTGTTCTGGAACTGATGGCTGACAACGATATGCTCAACTGCAGGGTAAGACGGGTCGGCATCCGGGACACCTTTGTCGAGCACGGTCCCCAGGAGACGTTGAGAAATGTGTACCAGGTGGATGCAGCCGCCATTGTCCGGGCGGCAAGGGAGATCGCTTGA
- a CDS encoding TlyA family RNA methyltransferase, which translates to MTAETNQPFKKRLDLLLVEQNLVQSRERARAVIMAGRVLVNERVVDKAGTPVATNADITLRGEDIPFVSRGGLKLDHAIKTLGLSVNGFVCLDIGASTGGFTDCLLKNGAAFVHAVDVGYGQLAWSLRQDKRVAVIERTNIRYMDFDKIGRTVDLITVDTSFISLKIVVPAAERFMHTGTRILALIKPQFEAGRSRIGKGGVVRDPKIRQEIVQEIKDFFTTRGYETGEVIPSPVPGPKGNQEFIISLRYLDDICNKI; encoded by the coding sequence TTGACCGCTGAAACGAATCAACCGTTTAAAAAACGCCTTGACCTGCTGCTTGTGGAACAAAACCTTGTCCAGTCAAGGGAACGCGCAAGGGCCGTTATCATGGCCGGACGGGTGCTGGTAAACGAACGTGTGGTTGACAAGGCCGGTACCCCGGTTGCAACAAATGCCGACATTACCCTTCGGGGTGAGGATATCCCCTTTGTGAGCCGGGGAGGGCTTAAGCTTGACCATGCCATCAAAACCCTGGGACTTTCTGTTAACGGTTTTGTCTGCCTTGACATCGGTGCCTCCACCGGTGGATTCACCGACTGCCTGCTCAAGAATGGTGCGGCCTTTGTCCATGCCGTTGATGTGGGATACGGCCAGCTTGCCTGGTCCCTTCGACAGGATAAACGGGTTGCAGTCATTGAAAGGACCAACATCCGTTACATGGATTTTGACAAAATCGGGCGGACCGTTGATCTGATCACCGTGGACACCTCGTTTATATCGTTAAAAATTGTGGTGCCTGCGGCTGAAAGATTCATGCATACGGGAACCCGGATTCTGGCACTGATCAAACCCCAGTTTGAGGCAGGCCGGTCCAGGATTGGTAAAGGAGGGGTTGTCAGGGATCCAAAGATCCGGCAGGAAATCGTGCAAGAGATAAAGGACTTTTTTACCACCCGGGGATATGAAACAGGAGAGGTCATCCCCTCCCCTGTTCCAGGACCAAAGGGAAACCAGGAGTTTATAATATCCTTGCGGTATTTAGATGATATATGTAACAAGATATAA